One Amycolatopsis sp. NBC_00355 genomic window carries:
- the glyA gene encoding serine hydroxymethyltransferase, with the protein MTTFDAHLADVDPEVAAAVADELTRQQSTLEMIASENFAPVGVLEAQGSVLTNKYAEGYPGRRYYGGCEHVDVVEQLAIDRAKALFGAEHANVQPHSGAQANAAAMFAVLKPGDTILGLDLAHGGHLTHGMKINFSGKLYNVVAYHVDKETGIVDLAEIERLAVEHKPKLIIAGWSAYPRQLDFAEFRRIADLVDARLMVDMAHFAGLVATGLHPSPVPHADIVTTTTHKTLGGPRGGLILCRQELAKKINSAVFPGQQGGPLEHVIAAKAVALKIAASEEFKERQQRTLDGSRILASRLSQPDLAEAGVRVLTGGTDVHLVLVDLVQSTLDGQQAEDRLHEVGITVNRNAVPFDPRPPMITSGLRIGTPALATRGFQTDDFTEVADVIAEALKPDFDDAVRAKLRDRVETLAKKHPLYADLSR; encoded by the coding sequence ATGACGACCTTCGACGCCCACCTCGCCGACGTCGACCCCGAGGTCGCCGCGGCCGTCGCCGACGAGCTCACCCGCCAGCAGTCGACCCTGGAGATGATCGCCTCCGAGAACTTCGCCCCGGTGGGCGTGCTCGAGGCGCAGGGTTCGGTGCTGACCAACAAGTACGCCGAGGGGTACCCCGGCCGCCGCTACTACGGCGGCTGCGAGCACGTCGACGTCGTCGAGCAGCTCGCCATCGATCGCGCGAAGGCCCTGTTCGGCGCCGAGCACGCCAACGTGCAGCCGCACTCGGGCGCGCAGGCCAACGCCGCCGCGATGTTCGCCGTGCTCAAGCCCGGCGACACGATCCTCGGCCTCGACCTGGCGCACGGCGGCCACCTCACGCACGGGATGAAGATCAATTTCTCGGGCAAGCTCTACAACGTCGTCGCCTACCACGTCGACAAAGAGACCGGCATCGTCGACCTGGCCGAGATCGAGCGCCTCGCGGTCGAGCACAAGCCGAAGCTGATCATCGCCGGCTGGTCCGCGTACCCGCGTCAGCTCGACTTCGCCGAGTTCCGCCGCATCGCGGACCTGGTCGACGCTCGCCTGATGGTCGACATGGCGCACTTCGCCGGGCTGGTCGCGACCGGGCTGCACCCGTCGCCGGTACCGCACGCCGACATCGTCACCACGACCACGCACAAGACCCTCGGCGGCCCCCGCGGCGGGCTGATCCTCTGCCGCCAGGAGCTGGCGAAGAAGATCAACTCCGCGGTGTTCCCCGGCCAGCAGGGCGGGCCCCTCGAACACGTCATCGCGGCCAAGGCCGTCGCACTGAAGATCGCCGCGAGCGAGGAGTTCAAGGAGCGCCAGCAGCGCACCCTGGACGGCTCCCGCATCCTGGCGTCGCGGCTGTCGCAGCCGGACCTCGCCGAGGCCGGCGTCCGCGTGCTGACCGGCGGCACCGACGTCCACCTGGTCCTGGTCGACCTCGTCCAGTCCACTCTGGACGGTCAGCAGGCCGAGGACCGGCTGCACGAGGTCGGCATCACGGTCAACCGCAACGCCGTCCCGTTCGACCCGCGCCCGCCGATGATCACCTCCGGCCTCCGCATCGGCACCCCGGCGCTGGCCACCCGCGGCTTCCAGACCGACGACTTCACCGAGGTCGCCGACGTCATCGCCGAAGCCCTCAAGCCGGACTTCGACGACGCCGTGCGCGCGAAGCTGCGCGACCGCGTCGAGACGCTGGCCAAGAAGCACCCGCTGTACGCGGACCTGTCCCGGTGA
- a CDS encoding S1 family peptidase, with product MLSRPVPEPVLPFNAKLTSTNIPVPGGGVRSGACSGSLVAPQWVVTAGHCFHDVNDVRVGGRPRYDMTVTLGKLKDSDTGGESAQVVDVRQSALNDLAVIKLSKPITGITPLELADEPPAKGQPLKFAGWGSVSATVVAPSDHLKRGAFTVAKIRQTTLEAAPVVTRTVENSPCKDDSGGPFFTSADDRTGTLVAIVNDGPACPQPGLEVIARVDVVANWIHQQINEG from the coding sequence GTGCTCAGCCGTCCGGTGCCCGAGCCGGTGTTGCCGTTCAACGCGAAGCTGACGTCCACGAACATCCCGGTCCCCGGCGGGGGCGTCCGCAGCGGCGCGTGCAGCGGCTCGCTCGTCGCGCCTCAGTGGGTCGTGACGGCCGGGCACTGCTTCCACGACGTCAACGACGTCCGGGTCGGCGGCCGGCCGCGCTACGACATGACCGTGACGCTCGGGAAGCTCAAGGACAGCGACACCGGCGGCGAGTCGGCGCAGGTGGTCGACGTCCGGCAGTCCGCGCTCAACGACCTCGCCGTGATCAAGCTCAGCAAGCCGATCACCGGCATCACCCCGCTGGAACTGGCCGACGAGCCGCCGGCGAAGGGGCAGCCGCTCAAGTTCGCCGGCTGGGGGTCGGTGTCGGCCACCGTCGTCGCGCCGTCCGACCACCTCAAGCGCGGGGCGTTCACCGTCGCGAAGATCCGGCAGACCACCCTCGAAGCCGCGCCGGTCGTGACGCGGACCGTCGAGAACAGCCCGTGCAAGGACGATTCGGGCGGCCCGTTCTTCACTTCCGCAGACGACCGCACCGGCACCCTGGTGGCGATCGTCAACGACGGGCCGGCGTGCCCCCAGCCCGGTCTCGAGGTCATCGCCCGGGTCGACGTCGTGGCCAACTGGATCCACCAGCAGATCAACGAGGGCTGA
- a CDS encoding aminotransferase-like domain-containing protein, protein MDDYRVVADTLAADIEAGRLRPGDRLPPQRRFARERGIANSTAARVYGELVRRGLAVGEVGRGTFVRAAKPPPEPALAEPGDARVDLELNFAVLPDQSASLARVLEPLLRQDVLTAALHPIGAAGTPAARAAAAALLTRAGWRPDPATLLFTGNGRQAIAAAIAAFVPVGERLAVESLTYPVVKGVAARLGVELVPVETDDAGLVPSALLAAGPVRALYVQPTLHNPLGTTMPPERRAALAEVVTRLDLPVIEDGIYTFLRGDVRPFAAFAPERTVFVDSLSKRVAPGLTAGFLVTPPAWTARLASAVRSGGWAASRFAVEAATRWITTGTLAEVEAAKRRDAASRASVVDDKLAGFEVHGDPASYHRWWTLPDRWRAETFVAAAARRGIALPPASAFAVLPGHAPNAVRIAVSAPPVDLLETALEVLATLASGGPDDLIVD, encoded by the coding sequence ATGGACGACTACCGCGTCGTCGCGGACACCCTCGCCGCCGACATCGAAGCCGGCCGCCTGCGCCCCGGCGACCGGCTCCCGCCGCAACGCCGCTTCGCGCGGGAGCGCGGCATCGCGAACTCCACCGCCGCCCGCGTCTACGGCGAACTGGTCCGGCGCGGCCTGGCCGTCGGCGAAGTCGGCCGCGGCACATTCGTCCGGGCCGCGAAGCCGCCGCCGGAGCCCGCGCTCGCCGAGCCCGGTGACGCCCGCGTCGACCTCGAGCTCAACTTCGCCGTGCTGCCGGACCAGTCCGCGAGCCTCGCCCGCGTGCTGGAACCGTTGCTGCGCCAGGACGTCCTGACCGCGGCGCTGCACCCGATCGGCGCCGCGGGCACCCCGGCCGCGCGGGCCGCCGCGGCCGCGTTGCTCACCCGCGCCGGGTGGCGACCGGACCCGGCGACGCTGCTGTTCACCGGCAACGGCCGGCAGGCCATCGCCGCGGCGATCGCCGCGTTCGTGCCGGTGGGGGAGCGGCTCGCCGTCGAGTCGCTGACCTATCCGGTGGTGAAGGGCGTCGCCGCGCGGCTCGGCGTGGAGCTGGTGCCGGTCGAGACGGACGACGCCGGGCTGGTGCCCTCGGCGCTGCTGGCTGCCGGCCCGGTGCGCGCGTTGTACGTCCAGCCGACGCTGCACAACCCGCTCGGCACGACGATGCCTCCCGAGCGGCGCGCGGCCCTGGCGGAGGTCGTCACCCGGCTGGACCTGCCGGTGATCGAGGACGGCATCTACACGTTCCTGCGCGGCGACGTCCGCCCGTTCGCCGCGTTCGCGCCGGAGCGGACGGTCTTCGTGGACAGCCTGTCCAAGCGCGTCGCCCCGGGGCTCACGGCGGGCTTCCTGGTGACGCCGCCCGCGTGGACGGCCCGGCTGGCGTCGGCGGTCCGCTCGGGCGGCTGGGCGGCGTCCCGCTTCGCCGTCGAAGCCGCGACGCGGTGGATCACGACGGGCACCCTCGCGGAGGTCGAAGCGGCGAAGCGTCGTGACGCGGCTTCGCGCGCTTCGGTGGTGGACGACAAGCTGGCCGGCTTCGAAGTCCACGGCGACCCGGCGTCCTACCACCGCTGGTGGACGCTGCCGGACCGGTGGCGCGCGGAAACTTTCGTCGCGGCGGCGGCCCGGCGCGGGATCGCGTTGCCGCCGGCGTCCGCGTTCGCGGTGCTGCCTGGTCACGCGCCGAACGCGGTCCGGATCGCGGTGTCGGCGCCCCCGGTCGACCTGCTCGAAACGGCCTTGGAAGTGCTCGCCACGCTGGCTTCGGGCGGCCCCGACGACCTGATCGTCGACTAG
- the gcvH gene encoding glycine cleavage system protein GcvH, whose amino-acid sequence MSIPENLKYTKEHEWLNVEGDVATVGITAFAAESLGDIVFVQLPEVGATITSGEVFGEVESTKSVSELYAPVSGEVVEVNGTTSDTPEVINSDPYAEGWLLKVRLSGDVPELLDAAAYASLTQEN is encoded by the coding sequence GTGAGCATCCCCGAGAACCTGAAGTACACCAAGGAACACGAGTGGCTGAACGTCGAAGGTGACGTCGCCACCGTCGGCATCACCGCGTTCGCCGCCGAGTCGCTCGGCGACATCGTGTTCGTCCAGCTGCCCGAGGTCGGCGCCACCATCACCTCCGGCGAGGTGTTCGGCGAGGTCGAGTCGACCAAGTCCGTCAGCGAGCTGTACGCGCCGGTCTCCGGCGAGGTCGTCGAGGTGAACGGCACCACGTCGGACACCCCCGAGGTGATCAACTCGGACCCGTACGCCGAAGGCTGGCTGCTCAAGGTGCGCCTCTCCGGGGACGTCCCCGAGCTGCTCGACGCCGCCGCCTACGCCTCGCTCACCCAGGAGAACTGA
- a CDS encoding O-methyltransferase → MSDNTWAEVDDYFAAAVLSPDPVLDAALADSAAAGLPSIAVAPNQGKLLNLLARLAGARSILEIGTLGGYSTIWLARALPAGGKLVTCEYERKHADVARANLERAGFGDEVVDIRVGAALDTLPTLTGPFDFVFIDADKANLDNYVREALALSRPGTTIVVDNVVRGGAVVDAESTDPNVQGVRRMAELIAAEPRLDATAVQTVGGKSYDGFLLALVS, encoded by the coding sequence ATGAGCGACAACACCTGGGCCGAGGTCGACGACTACTTCGCCGCCGCCGTGCTGAGTCCCGATCCGGTGCTCGACGCCGCGCTGGCCGACTCCGCGGCCGCCGGCCTGCCGTCGATCGCCGTCGCCCCGAACCAGGGCAAGCTGCTGAACCTGCTGGCGCGCCTCGCCGGCGCGCGGTCGATCCTGGAGATCGGCACGCTCGGCGGGTACAGCACGATCTGGCTGGCCCGCGCCCTCCCGGCCGGCGGCAAGCTGGTGACCTGCGAGTACGAGCGGAAGCACGCCGACGTCGCGCGCGCGAACCTCGAGCGCGCGGGCTTCGGCGACGAGGTCGTGGACATCCGGGTCGGCGCCGCGCTCGACACGCTGCCGACGCTCACCGGACCGTTCGACTTCGTGTTCATCGACGCCGACAAGGCCAACCTCGACAACTACGTCCGCGAGGCTCTCGCGCTGTCCCGGCCGGGCACGACGATCGTCGTCGACAACGTCGTGCGCGGCGGCGCGGTGGTCGATGCCGAAAGCACCGACCCGAACGTCCAGGGCGTGCGGCGGATGGCCGAGCTGATCGCCGCCGAGCCCCGGCTGGACGCGACCGCCGTCCAGACGGTCGGCGGCAAGAGCTACGACGGGTTCCTGCTGGCCCTGGTCAGTTGA
- the lipA gene encoding lipoyl synthase: protein MSAAPEGRKLLRLEVRNSETPIEKKPPWIKTRVRMGPEFTELKGLVRREGLHTVCEEAGCPNIYECWEDREATFLIGGDQCTRRCDFCQIDTGKPAELDRTEPRKVAESVQAMGLRYSTITGVARDDLADGGAWLYAETVRQIHSLNPGTGVELLIPDFNAEPAQLAEVFGSQPEVLAHNVETVPRIFKRIRPGFRYARSLEVITKAREFGLVTKSNLILGMGETPDEVAPAMRDLVDAGCEILTITQYLRPSPRHHPVDRWVKPEEFVEHSQAAEAMGFAGVMAGPLVRSSYRAGRLYAQTKAHRGEDLPENLRHLTEQGPAAQEASSLLAR, encoded by the coding sequence GTGAGCGCTGCGCCCGAGGGCCGGAAGCTGCTGCGCCTGGAAGTGCGCAACAGCGAGACGCCGATCGAGAAGAAGCCGCCGTGGATCAAGACACGGGTGCGGATGGGGCCGGAGTTCACCGAGCTGAAGGGCTTGGTGCGCCGCGAAGGCCTGCACACGGTGTGTGAAGAGGCCGGGTGCCCCAACATCTACGAATGCTGGGAAGACCGCGAAGCCACGTTCCTCATCGGCGGTGACCAGTGCACCCGCCGGTGCGACTTCTGCCAGATCGACACGGGCAAGCCGGCCGAGCTGGACCGGACGGAGCCGCGGAAGGTCGCCGAAAGCGTCCAGGCCATGGGTCTGCGGTACTCGACGATCACCGGTGTGGCTCGGGATGACCTGGCAGACGGTGGGGCGTGGCTGTACGCCGAGACTGTGCGTCAGATCCACTCGCTCAATCCGGGTACCGGTGTCGAACTGCTGATCCCGGACTTCAACGCGGAACCGGCGCAGCTGGCCGAGGTCTTCGGTTCGCAGCCGGAAGTCCTGGCCCACAACGTCGAAACGGTGCCGCGGATCTTCAAGCGGATCCGTCCCGGCTTCCGCTACGCGCGTTCGCTCGAGGTCATCACCAAGGCGCGTGAGTTCGGGCTCGTCACGAAGTCGAACCTGATCCTCGGTATGGGCGAGACGCCCGACGAGGTCGCCCCGGCGATGCGGGACCTGGTCGACGCGGGCTGCGAGATCCTGACGATCACCCAGTACCTGCGGCCCTCACCCCGGCACCACCCGGTGGACCGCTGGGTCAAGCCGGAGGAGTTCGTCGAGCACTCCCAGGCTGCCGAGGCGATGGGCTTCGCCGGCGTGATGGCGGGTCCGCTGGTGCGCTCGTCGTACCGGGCGGGGCGGCTTTACGCCCAGACCAAGGCCCACCGCGGTGAAGATCTCCCGGAAAACCTGCGGCACCTCACCGAGCAGGGACCGGCCGCGCAAGAAGCCAGCTCCCTGCTGGCGAGATAG
- a CDS encoding L-serine ammonia-lyase: MAISVFDLFSIGIGPSSSHTVGPMRAALTFVDGLGDDLGRTARVQAELFGSLGATGFGHGSDKAVLLGLSGERPENIDTDTVPVRVAEIRETGRLLLAGTHDIGFDEDTDLTMRRRKSLPAHPNGMIFRAFDAAGAVLRERTYYSVGGGFVRDESYETDAVFVEDATPVPYPFRTGADLLGHCASTGLPISEIMMANELSWRSREEVRDGLLRIWAVMAECVRNGCIHEGVLPGGLKVPRRARALHEKLLAEDGLDDPLYAMDWVSLYALAVNEENAAGGRVVTAPTNGAAGIIPAVLHYYQRFIRHSSDDGIVTFMLTAAAIGSILKQTGSISGAEVGCQGEVGSASAMAAAGLTEVLGGSPAQVENAAEIGVEHHLGLTCDPVGGLVQIPCIERNAVGASKAIHAARMAMRGDGSHVVTLDKAIKTMRETGADMSVKYKETARGGLAVNVIEC, encoded by the coding sequence ATGGCGATCAGCGTCTTCGACCTGTTTTCCATCGGCATCGGGCCTTCGAGCTCCCACACCGTCGGCCCGATGCGGGCGGCACTGACCTTTGTGGACGGACTCGGCGACGACCTTGGCAGGACGGCGCGCGTGCAGGCCGAGCTGTTCGGCTCGCTCGGCGCGACCGGCTTCGGCCACGGCAGCGACAAAGCCGTCCTGCTCGGGCTTTCGGGTGAGCGTCCCGAGAACATCGACACCGACACGGTGCCGGTGCGCGTCGCGGAAATCCGCGAGACCGGGCGGCTGCTGTTGGCCGGCACGCACGACATCGGGTTCGACGAGGACACCGACCTCACGATGCGCCGCCGCAAGTCCCTGCCGGCGCACCCGAACGGCATGATCTTCCGCGCGTTCGACGCGGCCGGTGCAGTGCTGCGCGAGCGGACGTACTACTCGGTCGGCGGCGGCTTCGTCCGCGACGAGTCGTACGAGACCGACGCGGTGTTCGTCGAGGACGCGACGCCGGTGCCGTACCCGTTCCGCACCGGCGCCGACCTGCTCGGGCACTGCGCGTCGACCGGCCTGCCGATCAGCGAGATCATGATGGCGAACGAGCTGTCGTGGCGTTCGCGCGAAGAGGTGCGCGACGGGTTGCTGCGGATCTGGGCGGTCATGGCGGAGTGCGTCCGCAACGGCTGCATCCACGAAGGTGTGCTGCCGGGCGGGCTGAAGGTGCCGCGCCGGGCTCGCGCGCTGCACGAGAAGCTCCTGGCCGAGGACGGCCTGGACGACCCGCTGTACGCGATGGACTGGGTCAGCCTGTACGCGCTCGCCGTCAACGAGGAGAACGCCGCGGGCGGGCGGGTCGTCACCGCGCCGACCAACGGCGCCGCCGGCATCATCCCCGCGGTCCTGCACTACTACCAGCGGTTCATCCGGCACTCGAGCGACGACGGCATCGTGACGTTCATGCTCACGGCGGCCGCGATCGGCTCGATCCTCAAGCAGACGGGCTCGATCTCCGGCGCCGAAGTCGGTTGCCAGGGCGAGGTCGGCTCGGCGTCCGCGATGGCGGCGGCCGGCCTCACCGAAGTCCTCGGCGGTTCCCCGGCGCAGGTGGAAAACGCGGCGGAGATCGGCGTCGAACACCACCTCGGCCTGACGTGCGACCCGGTCGGCGGCCTGGTGCAGATCCCGTGCATCGAGCGCAACGCGGTGGGCGCGTCGAAGGCCATCCACGCGGCCCGCATGGCCATGCGCGGCGACGGCAGTCACGTCGTGACGCTGGACAAGGCGATCAAGACGATGCGCGAGACGGGCGCGGACATGAGCGTCAAGTACAAGGAGACGGCCCGCGGCGGCCTGGCGGTGAACGTCATCGAGTGCTGA
- a CDS encoding transglycosylase domain-containing protein — protein MTSTTTEPDGADDAEATPDTQRRRRWRRIRRIGYRSFGLLVGVPLIAFWIAYLVLDVRSPQEVLAGLDKTVVLNYADGSPLLKVIPADGDRMFVPYAQVPSKLRDAIIATEDPTFWDNQGFDPTGIGRAFLTGVGGGSGITQQYIKKSTGDDDATVGRKFAELVLATKITQQQSKEQIFESYVNIISFGRGTFGPAAAMNAYFGKKLDDSMTWSEAAFLAGMIQSPSVHDPAASGDAHAARRWQYVHDKLVERGYVKSDESMAYPGAEVQPPSETRAGRVTYDGFHVKQQVLAELEQDGFPLGRLQQGNMTVETTLDRTAQDAATKALQDRLKGEPKEFRGAVVAVDPKTGAVRAYQGGDQGVRDYASTPHAAGSAFYPFTLAAALRRGFGLDQPIPSPEKQEFLGENFQYPVVCGPKCTPGIAMQSQADGPFIAMARKLGPDALSEAARQAGIPEAVDGVPTMREKDGFLIGAGIAIGRYPLRPLDMAGAYATFAADGQRATPHFVAKVRDESGAVVWEHTDTARPAFDDDGDASRRVAEDVTATLGTSLPDGRPAALRLGAAEHGNSPENQDAWAVGYTPQLATAVWIGSDDDRLLKDATGAKLTGDVVPADIWRTFMAAAHEGQPIRPLGDAKRGVALAPPPEIRPRR, from the coding sequence GTGACCTCGACGACGACGGAACCCGACGGTGCCGATGACGCCGAAGCGACGCCCGACACCCAGCGACGCCGGCGTTGGCGGCGGATCCGGCGGATCGGTTACCGGAGCTTCGGGCTCCTCGTCGGCGTTCCGCTGATCGCGTTCTGGATCGCCTACCTGGTGCTCGACGTCCGCAGCCCGCAGGAGGTGCTCGCCGGGCTCGACAAGACCGTCGTGCTGAACTACGCCGACGGATCGCCGCTGCTCAAGGTGATCCCGGCCGACGGCGACCGGATGTTCGTGCCCTACGCGCAGGTGCCGTCGAAGCTGCGGGACGCGATCATCGCCACCGAGGACCCGACCTTCTGGGACAACCAGGGGTTCGACCCGACCGGCATCGGCCGCGCGTTCCTCACCGGCGTCGGCGGCGGGTCCGGGATCACCCAGCAGTACATCAAGAAGTCCACCGGCGACGACGACGCGACGGTCGGGCGCAAGTTCGCCGAGCTCGTGCTGGCCACGAAGATCACCCAGCAGCAGAGCAAGGAACAGATCTTCGAGAGCTACGTCAACATCATCTCCTTCGGCCGCGGCACGTTCGGGCCCGCCGCGGCGATGAACGCCTACTTCGGCAAGAAGCTCGACGACTCGATGACCTGGAGCGAAGCCGCGTTCCTGGCCGGGATGATCCAGTCGCCGTCGGTGCACGACCCGGCCGCGTCCGGCGACGCGCACGCGGCCCGGCGCTGGCAGTACGTGCACGACAAGCTCGTCGAGCGCGGCTATGTGAAGAGCGACGAAAGCATGGCCTACCCCGGCGCGGAGGTCCAGCCACCGTCGGAAACCCGCGCCGGCCGCGTCACCTACGACGGATTCCACGTCAAGCAGCAGGTGCTGGCCGAGCTCGAGCAGGACGGCTTCCCGCTCGGCCGGCTCCAGCAGGGCAACATGACGGTCGAGACGACACTGGACCGGACCGCGCAGGACGCCGCGACAAAAGCGTTGCAGGACAGGCTGAAGGGCGAGCCGAAGGAGTTCCGCGGCGCCGTCGTCGCCGTCGACCCGAAGACCGGCGCCGTGCGCGCCTACCAGGGCGGTGACCAGGGCGTCCGCGACTACGCGAGCACCCCGCACGCGGCCGGTTCGGCGTTCTACCCGTTCACGCTCGCCGCGGCCCTGCGCCGCGGGTTCGGCCTGGACCAGCCGATCCCGTCGCCGGAGAAGCAGGAGTTCCTCGGCGAGAACTTCCAGTACCCGGTCGTCTGCGGCCCGAAGTGCACGCCGGGCATCGCGATGCAGTCCCAGGCCGACGGCCCGTTCATCGCCATGGCCAGGAAACTCGGCCCGGACGCGCTGAGCGAGGCCGCGCGGCAGGCGGGCATCCCGGAGGCCGTCGACGGTGTGCCGACCATGCGGGAGAAGGACGGCTTCCTGATCGGCGCGGGCATCGCGATCGGCCGGTACCCGTTGCGGCCACTGGACATGGCGGGCGCTTACGCGACTTTCGCCGCCGACGGGCAGCGCGCGACCCCGCACTTCGTGGCGAAGGTGCGCGACGAGAGCGGCGCGGTCGTCTGGGAGCACACCGACACCGCGCGGCCCGCCTTCGACGACGACGGCGACGCGAGCCGCCGCGTCGCCGAGGACGTCACCGCGACGCTGGGCACGTCGCTGCCGGACGGCCGCCCGGCGGCGCTGCGGCTCGGCGCGGCCGAGCACGGCAACTCGCCGGAGAACCAGGACGCCTGGGCCGTCGGCTACACGCCTCAGCTGGCGACCGCGGTCTGGATCGGCTCGGACGACGACCGGCTGCTCAAGGACGCGACCGGCGCCAAGCTCACCGGCGACGTCGTTCCGGCCGACATCTGGCGGACGTTCATGGCCGCGGCGCACGAAGGACAGCCGATCCGGCCGCTCGGCGACGCGAAGCGGGGCGTGGCGCTCGCGCCGCCGCCGGAGATCCGCCCGCGGCGGTGA
- the gcvT gene encoding glycine cleavage system aminomethyltransferase GcvT: MNSTASKETSLYGVHKGLGALFTDFAGWSMPVRYASELAEHKAVREAAGLFDLSHMAEIHVTGKQAADVLDYALVGNLTGVKPGRARYTMICDAGGGVLDDLVVYRLADEHYLVVANAGNAKVVADALAERVAGFDAVVDDRSETTALIAVQGPNAVKILGSVTDADLDALKYYASVPAVVKGHEVLLARTGYTGEDGFELFVPADEAPAVWRILTEAGEGHGLVPAGLACRDTLRLEAGMPLYGNELTLDQSPFEAGLGRVVKFEKPGDFVGRAALEERSKADVPRVRVGLKGAGRRAPRHGYKLLADGVEIGEVTSGALSPTLGHPIAMAYVDRAYTEPGTELSVDIRGRIEPVEVVALPFYSRA; encoded by the coding sequence TTGAATTCCACAGCGTCGAAAGAGACCAGCCTGTACGGAGTCCACAAAGGACTTGGCGCGCTGTTCACCGACTTCGCGGGCTGGTCCATGCCGGTCCGCTACGCCAGCGAGCTGGCCGAGCACAAGGCCGTCCGCGAGGCGGCCGGGCTGTTCGACCTCTCGCACATGGCCGAAATCCACGTCACGGGCAAGCAGGCCGCCGACGTCCTCGACTATGCGCTGGTCGGCAACCTCACCGGGGTCAAGCCGGGCCGGGCGCGGTACACGATGATCTGCGACGCCGGCGGCGGCGTGCTCGACGACCTGGTCGTCTACCGGCTGGCCGACGAGCACTACCTGGTCGTCGCGAACGCGGGCAACGCGAAGGTCGTCGCCGACGCGCTGGCCGAGCGGGTCGCGGGCTTCGACGCGGTGGTCGACGACCGGTCCGAGACGACCGCGCTGATCGCCGTCCAGGGCCCGAACGCCGTCAAGATCCTCGGTTCGGTCACCGACGCCGACCTCGACGCGCTCAAGTACTACGCCAGCGTGCCGGCGGTCGTGAAGGGCCACGAGGTCCTGCTCGCCCGCACCGGCTACACCGGCGAGGACGGCTTCGAGCTGTTCGTCCCGGCCGACGAGGCCCCGGCGGTCTGGCGGATCCTGACCGAGGCCGGCGAGGGCCACGGGCTCGTCCCGGCGGGCCTGGCCTGCCGCGACACCCTGCGCCTCGAAGCCGGGATGCCGTTGTACGGCAACGAGCTCACCCTCGACCAGAGCCCGTTCGAAGCCGGGCTCGGGCGTGTCGTCAAGTTCGAGAAGCCGGGTGACTTCGTCGGCCGCGCGGCCCTCGAAGAGCGGTCCAAAGCGGACGTCCCGCGCGTGCGCGTCGGCCTCAAGGGTGCCGGACGTCGCGCGCCGCGGCACGGCTACAAGCTGCTGGCCGACGGGGTCGAAATCGGCGAGGTCACCAGCGGGGCACTGTCGCCCACGCTGGGTCACCCCATCGCCATGGCGTACGTCGATCGGGCGTACACCGAGCCCGGCACCGAACTTTCCGTCGACATCCGGGGCAGGATCGAGCCCGTCGAGGTCGTCGCCCTGCCCTTCTACTCCCGCGCGTAA
- a CDS encoding FadR/GntR family transcriptional regulator — MESTSVVNAGEALFRPVRAGNAFEETVERLLQAIRLGVVGAGERLPSERELAERLGVSRVTLREAIRALSDAGYVESRRGRYGGTFVNETLPGPPEHSPDAAAVDSVVLEDALSLRYVLETGAAEMAAARSLSPADRQHLTGTLAEAAGADLDDYRRKDSRLHLAIAEVTASGSLTTAMADARTRVNQLLDRIPLLQPNLEHSNAQHEAIVDAILAGDAVAARQAMAEHIEGTASLLRAFLS, encoded by the coding sequence ATGGAGTCGACCTCGGTGGTGAATGCCGGCGAAGCGCTGTTCCGGCCGGTCCGCGCGGGCAACGCTTTCGAGGAGACCGTCGAGCGGCTGCTGCAGGCGATCCGGCTGGGCGTGGTCGGCGCGGGGGAGCGGCTCCCGTCGGAGCGCGAGCTCGCCGAACGGCTCGGCGTCAGCCGCGTCACGCTGCGCGAGGCCATCCGAGCGCTTTCCGACGCCGGTTACGTCGAGTCACGTCGAGGCCGCTACGGCGGCACGTTCGTGAACGAGACCCTGCCCGGCCCGCCGGAGCACTCGCCCGACGCGGCCGCCGTCGACTCCGTGGTGCTGGAAGACGCGCTGAGCTTGCGCTACGTCCTCGAGACGGGCGCGGCGGAGATGGCCGCCGCCCGCTCCCTGAGCCCGGCCGACCGCCAGCACCTCACCGGCACGCTGGCCGAAGCGGCGGGCGCCGACCTCGACGACTACCGCCGCAAGGATTCCCGGCTGCACCTGGCGATCGCCGAGGTCACCGCGTCCGGCTCGCTGACCACGGCGATGGCCGACGCACGCACCCGGGTCAACCAGCTGCTCGACCGGATCCCGCTGCTGCAGCCGAACCTGGAGCACTCGAACGCCCAGCACGAGGCGATCGTGGACGCGATCCTGGCCGGTGACGCGGTCGCGGCCCGCCAGGCGATGGCCGAGCACATCGAGGGAACGGCTTCGCTGCTGCGCGCCTTCCTGTCCTGA